Proteins encoded in a region of the Paenibacillus sp. E222 genome:
- a CDS encoding MBL fold metallo-hydrolase, which yields MKQTESISMPAGMHRVKITMAFPLRWVNSYVLHEPDGTITIVDPGPRSTETEQEWHEALADFNLTFQDISQIVLTHHHPDHLGLSGWIQQQTGVPVRMSTRSRQEADYMWGTEATINTVLPEYYSRHGMPEDKTQQIREHMGGFISQITPLPVVTPIEDGEWLVMGGKKWLAVETRGHAPGHLSFYAPDSREILCGDAVLPQISPNISLQPGSDDQPLLSYMEGLHRLGALDVEVAYPGHRNPFGHFADRTVHLLTHHEERLQKMMEQIREAPTNAYDICVFMFGDRLGTHQLRFAMSETLAHLQELIRREHIVQEQQPDGVFFFIENT from the coding sequence ATGAAGCAAACGGAATCCATTTCCATGCCAGCAGGCATGCATCGGGTCAAGATTACTATGGCTTTTCCACTGCGTTGGGTGAACAGCTATGTGCTTCATGAACCGGATGGAACAATAACGATTGTTGACCCGGGACCACGCAGTACTGAGACGGAACAGGAGTGGCACGAAGCACTTGCAGATTTCAATTTAACTTTTCAGGATATTAGTCAGATTGTACTGACCCACCATCACCCCGATCATCTGGGGTTGTCCGGCTGGATACAGCAGCAAACGGGTGTGCCTGTTCGAATGTCCACACGATCCCGCCAGGAAGCGGATTACATGTGGGGAACAGAGGCAACCATCAATACCGTTTTACCTGAATATTATAGTCGCCATGGCATGCCGGAAGACAAGACGCAGCAGATCCGCGAACATATGGGGGGATTCATCTCACAGATTACGCCACTTCCGGTAGTGACACCGATTGAAGATGGTGAATGGCTGGTTATGGGCGGGAAAAAGTGGCTTGCTGTAGAAACCCGTGGTCACGCCCCAGGGCATCTATCCTTCTATGCGCCGGACTCCAGAGAGATCTTGTGTGGAGATGCCGTATTGCCGCAGATTTCACCGAATATCAGCTTGCAACCGGGAAGTGACGATCAACCTTTATTATCTTACATGGAAGGGCTGCATCGACTGGGGGCTTTGGATGTAGAAGTGGCATATCCAGGGCATCGGAATCCGTTTGGTCATTTTGCCGATCGAACGGTTCATCTGCTCACTCATCATGAAGAGCGCCTACAGAAGATGATGGAGCAAATCCGCGAAGCACCGACGAATGCGTATGATATCTGTGTGTTTATGTTTGGTGACCGATTGGGAACACATCAGCTTCGTTTTGCGATGAGCGAAACTTTGGCGCATCTGCAAGAATTGATCCGGCGAGAGCATATTGTACAGGAGCAGCAGCCCGACGGAGTGTTCTTTTTTATCGAAAATACTTAG
- a CDS encoding DUF72 domain-containing protein has product MIRIGLTGWGDQEDLYPNRTKAKDKLRLYGQYFTTVEVDSSFYAVQPRDRMARWAAETPESFAFIVKAYQGMTGHLRGKPYFTSTSEMYKAFRESLEPVMEAGKMQAALFQYPPWFECNRDNVNELREVKLRMEGIPCALEFRHRSWYEEGMRERTLAFLKEQGWIHSVCDEPQAGPGSIPIVPEATDAEMTLVRMHGRNVSGWHQNGAPNWRETRYLYRYNQEELLEWKGYLEQLQEQSKDVYVIFNNNSGGDAAANAQMMMELLEQPVKPFPDRTEPEEEEGPEQLELF; this is encoded by the coding sequence ATGATTCGGATTGGACTTACGGGCTGGGGAGATCAGGAGGATTTGTACCCCAACCGTACCAAAGCGAAAGACAAGCTCCGTCTGTATGGACAATATTTTACGACCGTGGAGGTAGACAGTTCCTTCTACGCCGTTCAGCCTCGGGACCGGATGGCACGCTGGGCAGCGGAAACGCCGGAATCCTTTGCTTTTATCGTCAAAGCCTATCAAGGGATGACCGGACACCTGCGAGGAAAACCCTATTTCACAAGCACCTCAGAGATGTATAAGGCCTTTCGCGAATCCCTGGAGCCTGTCATGGAAGCAGGCAAGATGCAAGCGGCCTTATTCCAGTACCCGCCCTGGTTTGAATGCAATCGGGACAACGTTAATGAACTTCGTGAAGTAAAACTGAGAATGGAAGGCATCCCTTGTGCCCTCGAATTTCGTCATCGCAGCTGGTATGAAGAGGGCATGCGCGAACGGACGCTGGCATTTCTGAAGGAACAAGGCTGGATTCACAGCGTCTGTGATGAACCTCAAGCGGGGCCAGGATCTATCCCTATTGTACCTGAGGCTACCGATGCCGAAATGACACTGGTGCGTATGCATGGGCGCAATGTATCAGGCTGGCATCAGAATGGTGCACCTAATTGGCGCGAAACCCGTTATCTGTATCGCTACAACCAGGAAGAGCTGCTGGAGTGGAAAGGTTATCTGGAGCAATTGCAGGAGCAGAGCAAAGATGTCTATGTGATTTTCAACAACAACTCGGGCGGCGATGCGGCTGCAAATGCTCAGATGATGATGGAGCTGCTGGAGCAGCCCGTGAAGCCCTTCCCTGATCGTACGGAGCCGGAAGAGGAAGAGGGTCCGGAGCAATTGGAACTGTTTTAA
- a CDS encoding glycoside hydrolase family 105 protein, with protein sequence MYDSIPDMLTTVAQRYIGDHPKHSFLFRAYHRGGFRRLGDYRYDLNLDAKWKEARAGQYVYVWGKLWSQQEATLNTGLNCYSPVTVYVNGEEIFKSELLQELFPERITQIPISVKYGWNDVLLCFVKTEVGFGGIYGTASFKNFPLHFLTPGLDRQGQEGWLYSEPVDEPLSSLPRDGMTEEETGLSWYPRRDWTEGEQNAGAFARIFGTEQPAVAYAWSKLDVIQPGSTPVLLQGKHEGALTLYVDGKEIYSAGQSGNFRVELPRRYGGSDLVAKGETKAGSELWGFTLEDAKTSGTKGWRLRPPHPVAGCHDAWLFTGVFSPGSEPSPQDIVVTDTVFDDGTQGVYWHVDLPETSVRPYLENTHYGKWNYPLGVTLLGLLQIGQELGRDDYVQYVRDHIGLSTSFDRYGLWDREGYGAAGINNQLSAIDSLDDCGSFGSTLLAAMELGDIRGGRDTADRIAGYITDEQERLDDGAFYRVRGSGEMRQETMWCDDLYMSTPFLMRYGQLTGDTSYWDDAINQFLMFRKYLYIPEQQIMSHVYDFVRGRATGIPWGRGNGWVLFSLTELLSILPSDHVKRPELLGFYRDLCQGYLALQGENGLWHQVLNRPDSYEETSCTSMFIYAYARGIREGWLEQPAAYLDAVRKGWEGMTHLSIDYKGNVYGVCRGSGYSFTALYYRDDLGWILNDTHGIGIVLLAGIEVHKMNQQLSRISFDSSVTAAQR encoded by the coding sequence GTGTATGATTCAATTCCGGATATGTTGACTACCGTGGCACAGCGTTATATTGGGGACCATCCGAAACACTCCTTTTTGTTCCGAGCGTACCACCGTGGAGGCTTCCGTAGACTGGGGGATTATCGTTATGATCTGAATTTGGATGCCAAATGGAAAGAGGCTCGTGCAGGACAGTACGTGTACGTATGGGGCAAGTTGTGGAGCCAGCAGGAGGCTACGTTAAATACGGGACTGAACTGTTACAGTCCGGTGACGGTCTATGTGAACGGAGAAGAGATTTTCAAATCGGAGCTGTTGCAGGAGTTATTTCCCGAGCGCATAACCCAGATTCCGATTTCCGTGAAATATGGCTGGAACGATGTGCTGCTTTGTTTTGTAAAAACTGAGGTGGGATTCGGCGGGATCTACGGAACGGCCTCATTTAAAAACTTTCCGCTTCACTTCCTCACACCTGGTTTGGACCGCCAAGGACAGGAGGGCTGGCTGTACTCGGAACCAGTCGATGAACCTTTATCATCACTCCCTCGTGATGGCATGACTGAAGAAGAAACGGGCCTCTCCTGGTATCCGCGCAGGGACTGGACAGAAGGGGAACAGAACGCTGGAGCTTTCGCCAGAATCTTTGGGACAGAGCAGCCTGCTGTTGCGTACGCATGGTCCAAACTGGATGTCATCCAACCGGGATCGACACCTGTTCTTCTGCAAGGAAAACATGAAGGTGCCCTCACCCTGTACGTTGATGGCAAGGAGATATATTCCGCTGGGCAAAGCGGTAATTTCCGCGTTGAACTGCCTCGCCGATACGGTGGTTCTGATCTGGTAGCGAAAGGTGAAACCAAGGCTGGGAGCGAGTTGTGGGGATTTACACTGGAAGATGCGAAGACCTCAGGGACGAAAGGCTGGAGATTAAGACCACCTCATCCGGTTGCAGGATGCCACGATGCGTGGCTGTTTACGGGTGTATTTTCCCCAGGCTCTGAACCATCTCCCCAAGATATTGTGGTAACAGATACTGTATTTGATGATGGAACCCAAGGCGTATACTGGCATGTGGATCTTCCTGAAACGAGTGTCCGTCCCTATTTGGAAAATACCCACTATGGCAAATGGAATTATCCACTCGGGGTCACCCTGCTTGGACTTCTTCAGATTGGCCAGGAGTTGGGACGTGACGACTATGTTCAGTATGTGCGTGACCATATCGGCCTGAGTACGTCGTTTGACCGTTATGGTCTATGGGATCGGGAAGGGTACGGCGCCGCGGGAATCAATAATCAGTTGTCTGCGATCGACAGTCTGGATGACTGTGGTTCGTTTGGATCTACTTTGCTGGCAGCGATGGAACTCGGCGACATTCGTGGGGGGAGAGATACCGCAGATCGTATTGCGGGCTATATTACGGATGAACAGGAACGTCTGGACGACGGAGCCTTTTACCGTGTTCGTGGCAGCGGAGAGATGCGCCAGGAAACGATGTGGTGTGATGATCTGTATATGAGCACACCTTTCCTGATGCGGTACGGTCAGTTGACGGGAGATACTTCTTATTGGGATGATGCGATCAACCAGTTCCTCATGTTCCGCAAATATCTGTATATTCCTGAACAACAGATCATGTCCCACGTGTATGATTTTGTGCGTGGACGGGCGACAGGCATACCATGGGGGCGCGGGAACGGATGGGTTCTGTTTTCGCTAACCGAACTACTGTCGATTCTGCCAAGCGATCACGTCAAACGGCCGGAACTGCTGGGCTTCTACCGGGATCTATGTCAGGGGTATCTGGCGCTGCAAGGTGAAAATGGTCTCTGGCATCAGGTGCTGAACCGCCCGGATTCGTATGAGGAAACCTCCTGCACGTCCATGTTCATCTACGCCTATGCCCGCGGTATTCGTGAAGGCTGGCTGGAGCAGCCAGCGGCCTACTTGGATGCGGTACGCAAAGGATGGGAGGGTATGACCCATCTGTCCATTGATTACAAAGGCAATGTGTACGGTGTATGCCGGGGTTCCGGTTACTCCTTTACCGCACTTTATTACCGGGATGATCTGGGATGGATTCTGAACGATACGCACGGTATTGGCATTGTGCTTCTGGCCGGGATTGAGGTGCATAAAATGAACCAGCAGCTGAGCCGGATTTCGTTCGACTCTTCGGTTACAGCTGCACAACGCTAG
- a CDS encoding FAD:protein FMN transferase: MSRTEQVSRLLKFRFRAMNTNVEVQLAAGREEAEHAAAMVKNWFEAQEQRFSRFVADSELNRLNRCTGWMPISAAMDEVLSLAYGYIGQTEGIFQPGISQALRASGYDVSFEQLQQRRGLPQSGTERRLDIKKLKIADMLRDEYDYSRPRWIQREGSRMVHKDPGTELDLGGIVKGWAVERIADWLQRTLHISAGLINAGGDIQAWGTTSHPMWSVQVTDPYEEKRDLIGRIQLRKGAVATSGVIRRQWQNTDGSLSHHLIDPRKMEPADTDVLQCTVLGQHTSQCEIIAKTVCILGSADAVGWLNRHYDRHDVLWMTRDGSTYFRGNTGTLAERWPGFDPDHRFSLI, encoded by the coding sequence ATGAGCCGCACGGAGCAAGTCTCCCGTCTTCTCAAGTTCCGCTTCCGGGCGATGAACACGAACGTGGAAGTTCAGTTAGCCGCAGGACGGGAAGAGGCTGAGCATGCGGCAGCCATGGTGAAGAATTGGTTCGAAGCGCAGGAACAGCGTTTCAGCCGATTTGTGGCAGACAGTGAATTGAATCGTCTGAATCGTTGCACAGGGTGGATGCCCATCTCCGCAGCAATGGACGAAGTGTTAAGTTTGGCATACGGTTATATTGGTCAGACGGAAGGGATTTTTCAGCCGGGTATTTCTCAGGCTCTGCGGGCTTCTGGTTATGATGTCAGCTTCGAACAGCTGCAACAAAGAAGAGGACTTCCTCAATCAGGAACCGAACGCAGATTGGACATTAAAAAATTGAAAATAGCAGATATGCTGAGAGACGAATATGACTATAGCCGCCCACGATGGATTCAAAGGGAAGGCAGCCGAATGGTTCATAAGGACCCTGGGACTGAGCTGGACCTTGGAGGCATTGTTAAGGGTTGGGCCGTTGAGCGTATCGCCGATTGGCTGCAACGTACACTTCATATTTCGGCCGGATTAATCAATGCAGGTGGAGATATTCAGGCATGGGGAACAACATCTCATCCGATGTGGTCCGTGCAAGTCACTGACCCGTATGAGGAGAAGCGTGATCTGATAGGGAGAATTCAATTGAGGAAAGGTGCGGTGGCCACTTCAGGAGTGATACGAAGACAGTGGCAGAATACGGACGGAAGCCTCTCACATCACTTAATTGATCCCCGGAAGATGGAGCCAGCAGATACGGATGTGCTACAGTGTACCGTTCTGGGCCAGCATACATCGCAATGTGAGATTATTGCCAAGACCGTCTGCATTTTGGGAAGTGCCGATGCAGTAGGTTGGTTAAACCGTCATTACGATCGTCATGACGTCCTGTGGATGACCCGGGATGGGAGCACTTATTTTAGAGGAAATACCGGTACGCTCGCTGAACGCTGGCCTGGTTTCGATCCGGATCACCGCTTCAGTCTTATATAA
- a CDS encoding phosphatidylglycerophosphatase A — translation MEHPEQEKIPYSLNSRKVAEATREWLHKRGVTIPEIAELVMMLQKKYYPGLTMEECIDNVEKVLRKREVQNAVLTGIQLDLLAEQGKLISPLQEMIENDEGLYGVDEILAFSIVNVYGSIGFTNYGYVDKLKPGVLERLNDKSLGPVHTFLDDIVGAIASAASSRIAHRKQSELEEALGEKPVSDDIV, via the coding sequence ATGGAACATCCGGAGCAAGAAAAAATCCCTTACAGCCTGAATAGCCGCAAAGTGGCAGAGGCAACGAGGGAATGGCTGCACAAGCGGGGCGTTACGATCCCTGAGATCGCAGAACTGGTCATGATGCTGCAGAAAAAGTATTACCCGGGTCTTACGATGGAAGAATGTATTGACAATGTGGAGAAAGTATTACGCAAACGTGAGGTGCAGAACGCAGTCCTGACAGGCATTCAACTGGACTTGCTGGCAGAGCAAGGCAAACTCATTTCTCCTTTGCAGGAGATGATTGAAAATGATGAAGGGTTATATGGCGTGGATGAGATTCTCGCATTCTCCATCGTCAACGTATACGGAAGTATCGGATTTACGAACTACGGCTATGTAGACAAGCTCAAACCCGGTGTGCTTGAACGTTTGAACGACAAGAGCCTTGGGCCTGTGCATACGTTTCTGGATGATATTGTGGGGGCCATTGCCTCAGCGGCCAGCAGCCGGATTGCGCATCGCAAACAATCGGAGCTTGAAGAGGCTTTGGGAGAAAAACCTGTCAGCGATGATATCGTATAA
- a CDS encoding class I SAM-dependent methyltransferase, translating into MTEWYEKSFGEDYLLVYKHRDVQGAYQEVHKMINWLKLEPKSKVLDLCCGMGRHSLALADAGFQVTGIDLSDVLLREARNMDTEHRVEWYHADMRELPLKGGFDAVVNLFTSFGYFREDGEQLRVLRAIHRMLKPGGSYIIDFMNTAYVTRHLVQHSTRESEGQNIEEFRKIENGFVQKEIHITDTVSGQKPRIYQERVKLYTREQLRDLLHEAGLVVDQVHGGYDEEKYDEQASPRMIFVGHRPEQ; encoded by the coding sequence ATGACGGAATGGTATGAAAAGAGTTTTGGAGAAGACTACCTTCTTGTGTACAAACATCGGGATGTGCAAGGCGCATATCAGGAAGTACATAAAATGATCAATTGGTTAAAGCTTGAGCCAAAGTCCAAGGTGCTTGACCTGTGCTGTGGTATGGGTCGACATTCTCTGGCCCTGGCTGACGCTGGTTTCCAGGTGACCGGAATCGACCTGTCTGATGTGCTTCTGCGTGAAGCACGCAATATGGACACCGAACATCGTGTAGAGTGGTATCACGCCGATATGCGTGAGCTTCCGTTGAAAGGCGGATTTGACGCCGTGGTCAATCTGTTTACATCATTTGGTTATTTCCGAGAGGATGGAGAGCAACTAAGAGTGTTACGCGCCATTCATCGGATGCTGAAGCCAGGTGGCAGCTATATTATTGATTTTATGAACACGGCTTATGTGACTCGTCATCTGGTGCAGCATTCAACACGTGAAAGCGAAGGACAGAATATAGAGGAGTTTCGCAAGATCGAGAATGGATTTGTGCAAAAAGAAATTCACATCACCGATACCGTATCGGGCCAAAAACCGCGGATCTATCAGGAACGCGTCAAGCTGTACACTCGCGAACAACTACGTGATCTGCTTCACGAGGCAGGACTCGTGGTGGATCAGGTACATGGCGGTTATGATGAAGAAAAGTACGATGAGCAGGCATCGCCGCGGATGATTTTTGTCGGTCATCGGCCTGAGCAGTAG
- a CDS encoding ferric reductase-like transmembrane domain-containing protein has protein sequence MAQWIVDYLPTWNIIRISGIAAYLLLFAGVFLGIAQGMPMAKGKPKAAMFKWHTRTTWLAFGLGLVHALTLYIDHYSPFTWSELLIPFTASVHPIGSGLGTLSFYGLVIVLLSSDLRNKLGRKWWFMFHMLSYPVFIGLLFHGMVTGSDSGNVLMRLMYVFTGLSVLGITVLRGMLRERKGPEITIGPSRVQPKPAAEQKWAEVYRLAGAGRQEHLK, from the coding sequence ATGGCGCAATGGATTGTAGATTACCTGCCGACGTGGAATATCATTCGAATTAGTGGGATCGCCGCTTATTTGCTGCTCTTTGCGGGGGTATTTCTGGGAATTGCCCAAGGGATGCCCATGGCTAAAGGCAAACCTAAAGCGGCCATGTTTAAATGGCATACCCGAACGACCTGGCTCGCCTTTGGACTTGGACTTGTGCATGCGTTAACCCTATATATTGATCACTATAGTCCATTTACATGGAGTGAACTGCTCATTCCGTTTACGGCTTCAGTACATCCGATCGGCAGCGGACTGGGCACATTATCCTTTTATGGTTTGGTGATTGTACTGCTATCCAGTGATTTGCGTAACAAGCTTGGCCGTAAATGGTGGTTTATGTTCCATATGTTGTCTTATCCCGTATTCATCGGTTTACTGTTCCATGGTATGGTTACCGGCTCTGATTCAGGCAATGTGCTTATGCGTCTGATGTACGTGTTTACTGGCTTGAGTGTTCTTGGTATTACGGTACTTCGAGGCATGCTGCGAGAACGCAAAGGCCCGGAAATTACGATTGGACCCAGCCGTGTACAGCCTAAGCCGGCAGCGGAACAGAAATGGGCTGAGGTGTATCGTTTGGCGGGAGCGGGAAGACAGGAGCATCTGAAATAG
- a CDS encoding polysaccharide deacetylase family protein gives MMGHRIQFDRYPGGVMKALTFSYDDGVVHDRRLVEIFNQHGLRGTFNLNSGTLSKPGRIETTEVADLYAGHEVAVHTVTHPTLPYVPDELLTEEIMEDRRVLEQLVGYPVRGMAYPNGSYDRSLSTKLEWLGIDYARTVESYGRYTLPERPLEWHPTCHHNHDLTTHAERFIQHTKTGTPLLLYVWGHSYEFNDNDNWQIIEQFAEQIGGRDDIWYATNIEVIAYWKAVKRLECSADRSIIHNPSAISVWFTADQQVVEVKAGETLRLTERIKV, from the coding sequence ATGATGGGACATCGTATCCAGTTTGACCGCTACCCGGGTGGCGTGATGAAGGCTTTGACGTTCAGTTATGACGATGGTGTGGTACATGATCGCAGACTGGTGGAAATTTTCAATCAACATGGACTGCGGGGCACATTCAATCTGAATTCCGGTACGCTGAGCAAGCCTGGCCGAATTGAGACGACAGAAGTTGCGGATTTATATGCTGGGCATGAAGTGGCTGTACATACGGTCACCCATCCCACATTGCCCTATGTCCCGGATGAGCTGCTGACCGAAGAGATCATGGAAGATCGGAGAGTGCTGGAACAGCTGGTCGGTTATCCGGTGCGAGGTATGGCCTACCCGAATGGGAGTTATGACCGTTCACTCAGCACCAAGCTCGAATGGCTTGGCATCGATTATGCACGCACGGTTGAATCCTACGGCAGGTACACACTGCCTGAGCGGCCGCTCGAATGGCATCCAACCTGCCACCACAACCATGATTTGACAACCCATGCCGAACGATTTATCCAGCATACGAAGACAGGTACGCCACTCCTGTTATATGTATGGGGTCACAGCTATGAATTCAATGATAACGACAATTGGCAGATTATTGAACAGTTTGCTGAGCAGATTGGCGGTCGGGATGACATCTGGTACGCCACAAACATCGAAGTGATTGCTTACTGGAAAGCGGTCAAACGCCTGGAATGTTCAGCAGACCGGTCGATTATCCACAATCCATCGGCTATCTCTGTCTGGTTTACGGCGGATCAGCAGGTGGTTGAAGTGAAGGCTGGCGAGACATTGCGACTAACCGAACGAATTAAGGTATAG